From a region of the Aeoliella mucimassa genome:
- the fabG gene encoding 3-oxoacyl-[acyl-carrier-protein] reductase, protein MSSFSVDLSGQTALVTGASQGIGKAIALALGASGAKVACLARNAEKLEATASEIRAAGSEAMVIAADAVDSDAASAAVDKIVEEWGQLDILVNNAGITRDTLLPRMTDDDWDAVIATNLRSVFLYTRAGAGAMMRAKKGRIINISSVSGLMGNPGQANYSASKAGIIGFTQTVSRELASKRRQITVNAICPGFIASDMTDALGPALEEMVKQRIPLGRLGQPVEIAQAVLYLASEAGSYITGQVITVDGGLTA, encoded by the coding sequence ATGTCTAGTTTCAGCGTCGATCTTTCCGGACAAACCGCCCTGGTCACAGGTGCCTCGCAAGGCATCGGCAAGGCGATTGCCCTGGCCTTGGGTGCCAGCGGTGCCAAGGTGGCCTGCCTGGCTCGCAACGCTGAGAAGCTCGAAGCCACCGCTAGCGAGATCCGCGCGGCCGGCAGCGAAGCCATGGTCATCGCCGCCGACGCAGTCGATAGCGACGCAGCCTCGGCAGCGGTCGACAAGATCGTGGAAGAGTGGGGCCAACTTGACATCCTAGTGAACAACGCCGGCATCACGCGCGACACCCTGCTGCCGCGGATGACGGACGACGACTGGGACGCGGTGATCGCAACCAACTTGCGAAGCGTGTTCCTGTACACCCGCGCCGGCGCGGGAGCAATGATGCGAGCCAAGAAAGGCCGTATCATCAACATTTCAAGCGTATCGGGGCTGATGGGCAATCCCGGACAGGCCAACTACTCGGCCTCGAAGGCAGGCATCATCGGCTTTACCCAAACCGTATCCCGGGAGCTAGCCAGCAAGCGTCGACAAATCACGGTCAACGCGATTTGCCCTGGTTTTATCGCCTCGGACATGACCGACGCCTTGGGCCCCGCCCTGGAAGAGATGGTCAAACAGCGGATTCCTCTCGGCCGACTTGGCCAACCTGTGGAAATCGCCCAGGCGGTGCTTTATCTGGCCAGCGAAGCAGGATCCTACATCACCGGGCAAGTAATAACTGTTGATGGAGGACTAACCGCTTAG